In the genome of Dioscorea cayenensis subsp. rotundata cultivar TDr96_F1 chromosome 1, TDr96_F1_v2_PseudoChromosome.rev07_lg8_w22 25.fasta, whole genome shotgun sequence, one region contains:
- the LOC120263479 gene encoding dnaJ homolog subfamily C member 28-like, which produces MAGALAGHRIRRFFPHLRAGIRPIWSPSGADVDPTTATSSSSPSSSRSREKKLANRISSVVDAINDRKLPPELRGRANAIRSETDIVNVVEQRIWHSMEEGHFENLPGKGKPLDLSTNPHADPAEDTLYRILSRNGCAPEWVELNKEIRSKIAEWRLAMKKAWTRRSDHDNSKWLEDSESLKSQIREINDKVLRYNLIVPFGRQMFGLKWEKEIDKLK; this is translated from the exons ATGGCCGGAGCTCTCGCCGGCCACCGTATCCGGCGGTTCTTTCCCCATCTCAGAGCTGGAATCCGCCCCATATGGTCCCCCTCTGGGGCCGACGTCGACCCCACGACCGCCACATCTTCCTCCTCCCCATCCTCCTCGCGGTCTCGGGAGAAGAAGCTTGCAAACCGTATCTCCTCCGTCGTCGACGCTATCAACGATCGGAAGCTTCCTCCCGAGCTCCGAGGCCGAGCGAATGCGATCAG GTCTGAGACTGACATAGTTAATGTTGTGGAGCAAAGAATATGGCACTCGATGGAAGAAGGGCACTTTGAGAACTTGCCTGGAAAAGGAAAACCTCTTGATTTGAGTACAAACCCTCATGCAGATCCTGCGGAGGACACCTTGTATAGAATACTTTCTAGAAATGGGTGTGCTCCTGAGTGGGTTGAACTGAACAAAGAAATCCGATCCAAGATTGCAGAATGGAGGTTAGCAATGAAGAAAGCTTGGACTCGCAGGTCAGATCATGATAATTCCAAATGGCTTGAAGATTCTGAGTCTCTTAAGTCTCAAATACGGGAAATCAACGATAAG GTTCTTCGCTATAATCTTATTGTCCCATTTGGTCGCCAAATGTTTGGACTTAAGTGGGAGAaagagattgataaattgaagtgA
- the LOC120283989 gene encoding uncharacterized protein LOC120283989, whose product MKQLNPFIFCLVETRADNSRLDIFCSKLGQKWAWAAIAADGFSGGLIVIWQKQLGKVSPLARSRYVLHLVVTNVKNESWILSTVYNSNHYQVQTTVWYELSGIASLNLPWILIGDFNTIASLDEFQGGSRSYYRRKARVFSDFISVNNLFDVNYTGSRFTWCNNQYGVARKWARLDRCLINSCCAAHLDLLEAEALDILNGYDRVSSNYLNALYNKLAALYRQSSSKWAQRARHMWVLCGDQNTSFFHNIIRSRNHYNAISVITDTSGNCFTDQKDIETVFSNSFY is encoded by the exons ATGAAGCAACTTAATCCCTTCATTTTTTGTCTTGTGGAGACGCGGGCTGATAATTCTAGATTGGATATTTTCTGCTCTAAGCTTGGTCAAAAATGGGCGTGGGCCGCCATTGCTGCGGATGGCTTCTCTGGGGGTTTAATAGTTATTTGGCAAAAACAGCTTGGGAAGGTCTCTCCTCTGGCCAGGTCTAGGTATGTTTTACATTTGGTAGTTACTAATGTTAAAAATGAGTCTTGGATCCTCTCTACAGTGTACAACTCGAATCATTATCAAGTTCAAACCACCGTGTGGTACGAATTATCCGGTATTGCTTCTCTTAACTTACCTTGGATCCTTATAGGAGATTTTAATACTATTGCTTCTCTTGATGAGTTTCAGGGTGGCTCACGTAGCTACTATCGGCGCAAGGCCCGTGTATTCTCAGATTTTATTTCCGTTAACAATCTTTTTGACGTGAACTATACAGGTTCTAGATTTACTTGGTGTAATAATCAATATGGTGTTGCTAGGAAATGGGCTCGACTTGACAGATGTCTTATCAATTCCTGTTGTGCTGCTCACCTTG ATTTATTAGAGGCTGAGGCGTTGGACATCTTAAATGGTTATGATCGTGTCTCTTCTAATTATCTTAATGCTTTGTATAATAAGTTGGCTGCTCTCTATCGCCAAAGCTCCTCCAAATGGGCTCAAAGGGCCAGGCACATGTGGGTTCTTTGTGGAGATCAGAATACCAGCTTTTTTCATAATATCATTCGTTCCCGTAATCATTATAATGCCATTTCTGTTATCACTGATACTAGTGGGAATTGTTTTACTGATCAAAAGGATATTGAGACTGTTTTCAGTAATTCTTTTTACTAA